A genomic window from Elaeis guineensis isolate ETL-2024a chromosome 3, EG11, whole genome shotgun sequence includes:
- the LOC105041004 gene encoding uncharacterized protein, whose product MEHPLLPKAIPTPTNHPPPIMVPNSAETFASPSTLTLLIRFVAFVSLAAVSGWANYEAAKGFEITILSADTHTVAGRRFNLMFVSNGRAARLVLNSSDFIERLLYPNELYPKKPVRQVTLQLADQDLPEVVAVSPGRGSGDFMIHVSPSLMAQADVKMSLASAVQRAMAQVWLRNGQGRAPRSLLNAMMEYLTMAARLVHPLNHYDFSITPSTSCWDDSNYFDNARFLQYCEERRRGFIARLNRAMMDDWNELMVDRALGLQSRQLCSAYLLLARQQGAPSASASSFSLM is encoded by the coding sequence ATGGAGCATCCTCTTCTCCCAAAGGCTATCCCCACTCCCACCAACCATCCTCCTCCCATCATGGTCCCCAACTCCGCTGAAACCTTCGCCTCACCCTCCACCCTCACGCTCCTCATCCGTTTTGTTGCCTTCGTCAGCCTCGCCGCCGTCTCCGGTTGGGCAAACTACGAAGCCGCCAAAGGCTTCGAGATTACCATTCTCAGCGCTGACACGCACACCGTCGCCGGCCGCCGTTTCAACCTCATGTTCGTCTCCAACGGCCGAGCCGCCCGgctcgtcctcaactccagcgaCTTCATCGAGCGACTGCTCTACCCCAACGAGCTGTACCCCAAGAAGCCCGTCCGCCAAGTCACCCTTCAGCTGGCCGACCAGGACCTCCCTGAGGTCGTCGCGGTGAGCCCCGGCCGTGGCTCCGGTGACTTCATGATTCACGTCAGCCCTAGTCTCATGGCGCAGGCCGACGTAAAGATGTCGCTGGCCTCGGCGGTGCAACGGGCCATGGCTCAGGTGTGGCTCCGGAACGGGCAGGGCAGGGCCCCTCGATCGCTCCTGAATGCCATGATGGAGTACCTGACCATGGCGGCCCGTCTAGTGCATCCCTTGAACCACTATGATTTTTCCATCACACCCAGTACTTCGTGTTGGGATGACAGCAACTACTTCGACAATGCGCGGTTCTTGCAGTACTGTGAGGAAAGGAGGCGGGGATTCATTGCACGCTTGAACCGGGCCATGATGGATGACTGGAACGAGCTCATGGTGGACCGTGCACTAGGCCTGCAATCTCGACAGTTGTGCTCGGCCTATCTCTTGTTG